A section of the Aphelocoma coerulescens isolate FSJ_1873_10779 unplaced genomic scaffold, UR_Acoe_1.0 HiC_scaffold_60, whole genome shotgun sequence genome encodes:
- the LOC138101976 gene encoding olfactory receptor 14J1-like, producing the protein MVDPFDIVENSRQKKELMQRAAEFSLLAAVECYDRYVSLCKPLHYGTLLGSRACAHMAAAAWASAFLNALLHTATTFSLPLCQGSALGQFLGEIPQFLKLSCSHCHLRELGLVVFSICLTFGSFVFLLFSYVQIFRAVLRIPSEQGWHKTFCTCLPHLAMVSLFLSTGFVACLKPPSRSSPSVDLALPVLYSVLPPALKSLIYSLRNQELKDALRKMMTGCFPEAKTCLFSAP; encoded by the exons ATGGTGGATCCTTTTGACATAGTAGAGAACAGccggcaaaagaaagaattaatgcaaagggcag CGGAGTTTTCCCTCCTCGCCGCCGTCgagtgctacgaccgctacgtgtccctctgcaaacccctgcactacgggaccctcctgggcagcagagcttgtgctcacatggcagcagctgcctgggccagtgcctttctcaatgctctgctgcacacggcCACTACCTTTTccttgcccctgtgccagggcagtgccctgggccagttcttgGGTGAAATCCCACAgttcctcaagctctcctgctcacactgccacCTCAGGGAACTCGGGCttgttgtgttttccatctgtttaacttttggttcatttgtgttccttcttttctcctatgtgcagatcttcagggctgtgctgaggatcccctctgagcagggatggcacaAAACCTTttgcacgtgcctccctcacctggccatggtctccctgttcctcagcactggctttgttgcctgcttgaagcccccctccagGTCCTCCCCATCCGtggacctggcactgccagttctgtactcggtgctgcctccagccctgaagtccctcatctacagcctgaggaaccaggagctcaaggatgccctgaggaaaatgatgactggATGCTTTCCAGAAGCAAAAACCTGCCTGTTTTCAGCTCCATAG